From Caldisericia bacterium, one genomic window encodes:
- a CDS encoding cold shock domain-containing protein: MEGKVKWFDPQKGYGFIEFKGKDIFVHYKDIVGE; this comes from the coding sequence ATGGAAGGAAAGGTAAAGTGGTTTGATCCTCAGAAGGGATATGGATTTATAGAATTTAAAGGTAAAGATATTTTTGTTCATTATAAGGATATTGTGGGGGAG